A stretch of the Aegilops tauschii subsp. strangulata cultivar AL8/78 chromosome 4, Aet v6.0, whole genome shotgun sequence genome encodes the following:
- the LOC141021382 gene encoding uncharacterized protein — MLASERTWLASYHLRGAAQTWYYALDQDEGSMPPWERFRELCLLRFGPPIRGSRLVELGRLPFTSTVQDFADRFQALACHASGVTAQQQADLFVGGLPDHIRVDVELRGPQDLQTVMYYACAFERRAVAVQQESPSRAAGSIPWPDLAQGQPAQASATPLAATAARPFRRLTSAELLERRRQGLCFNCDEPYTPSHACPRLFCLEVADYIPEDAVAADLAAPAVAKVFDAG, encoded by the coding sequence ATGCTCGCGTCGGAGCGCACTTGGCTGGCATCCTACCACCTCCGCGGTGCAGCCCAGACCTGGTACTACGCCCTCGATCAGGACGAGGGCAGCATGCCCCCTTGGGAGCGCTTCCGCGAGCTCTGCCTCCTTCGTTTTGGGCCCCCGATCCGCGGGAGCCGCCTGGTAGAGCTAGGCCGCCTTCCCTTCACCTCCACGGTTCAAGACTTCGCCGACCGTTTCCAGGCCCTGGCATGCCACGCGTCGGGCGTGACGGCGCAACAGCAGGCCGACCTCTTTGTTGGTGGACTTCCGGATCACATCCGCGTGGACGTGGAGCTCCGGGGACCCCAGGATCTCCAGACGGTCATGTACTACGCCTGCGCGTTCGAGCGCCGCGCGGTGGCCGTCCAGCAGGAATCACCGTCCCGGGCCGCTGGGTCGATACCCTGGCCAGATCTCGCGCAGGGTCAGCCTGCTCAGGCTTCCGCGACACCTCTCGCCGCGACCGCGGCGCGCCCGTTCCGCCGGCTCACCTCGGCTGAGCTACTCGAGCGTCGCCGCCAAGGGTTATGCTTCAACTGCGACGAGCCCTACACGCCCAGCCACGCCTGCCCGCGACTCTTCTGCCTGGAGGTTGCAGACTACATTCCGgaggacgccgtcgccgccgaccttGCCGCCCCAGCTGTCGCGAAGGTGTTTGACGCAGGTTGA